From the genome of Streptomyces sp. NBC_01142:
GGCGCTCGCCGACGCGGTGATCGTCGGAGCCGGCACCGCGGTCGCCGACGATCCCCAACTGACAGTCCGTGCCTGCACGGGAGCCAACCCGGTGCGCGTCGTCCTCGATCCGCACTGCCGGGTACCGCTGCGCCACCGGGTGTTCACCGACGGGGCGGCGCCGACCCTGTGGGTGGTGGGCGCCGACAGCGAGCGCGGGCAGGCCACTACGAGAATCGACGGCGTTGACGTACTGACCCTGCCCGACAGCGCTGCGTTCGCCCCTCGACGCCTGGTACGCGAGCTCGCAGCACGCGGCCTGGGCCGCGTGCTCGTCGAGGGCGGCGGCGTGACCGTGTCGCGCTTCCTCCATGCGCGGGCGCTGCACCGGCTCTACGTCACCGTGGCACCGGTCCTGCTCGGCGACGGCGTCCCGGGGCTCGGCTTCCCCGGTCCGGAGCTGATGCGGGACGCGCTCCGTCCGCCGACGCGACGCGCCGTCCTCGGCGAGGACACCCTCTTCGAACTCGACCTGCGGATGGCGCATTCCGGCGAACCACTGGGTGAGGAGCACACCGATACCGGGCAGGCTCGCGGCGAAGGTGAGTAGTCCGTACACCACGGCAACGGTCA
Proteins encoded in this window:
- a CDS encoding RibD family protein yields the protein MVDASEAWERLRGIRSEADADAAGLFRGADGKRRWRDASPEADVLADRYLSLCLAGPRFTFAQLGQSLDGFIASRTGDANYVTGEEDREHLHRVRALADAVIVGAGTAVADDPQLTVRACTGANPVRVVLDPHCRVPLRHRVFTDGAAPTLWVVGADSERGQATTRIDGVDVLTLPDSAAFAPRRLVRELAARGLGRVLVEGGGVTVSRFLHARALHRLYVTVAPVLLGDGVPGLGFPGPELMRDALRPPTRRAVLGEDTLFELDLRMAHSGEPLGEEHTDTGQARGEGE